A region of the Anolis carolinensis isolate JA03-04 chromosome 1, rAnoCar3.1.pri, whole genome shotgun sequence genome:
ACTTGGGAATGATTTCTCCCAAGCTTTTCCCAGCAGCAGTTCCCAGATGTATTTCGTGTGATGTATCTTCCTTAGCTAATATGAACATGCAGCACCAACAGGGAAACTATGCAGATCCAAAGTGGGTTTTTTCCCTTTAGCCATTACTATACCAGAGGtattatttctaaaatatttcatCATATGAGCAGATGTCATTTTGAAAATAAAGGTTTGACAGCAAGAACTTCAAACAAACTGCTTTTTCAGAGGGGAAAACATGGACATAAACTAGAAAGCACAATGGCATGACAACTAGTTCTTGGACCTTAAGGCATATCTAAAACTCTCTGCCAACATAGGATGGGAGACAAAAGGAGAGGCTATTTTAGCACATGGAGCACTGTGAAGCAATTGTGACAGAAGGTCCCAAATGCTCAAGATGTGTTTAATTGAATCTTTTCCAACAAACATGATCTGAAGATGTGCCCAAGTACACAACCTTGTATGGTCACCCCCATGGTCATAGCCCTGCACATTTGAAAAACATAAGAGTGAGGAAGTTTGGTTTAGTCTGTTCAAGGAGAGAAAATTCAAGAATGCAAAGGAATTTCagtgtatttgttttattgtataaaATCAGATAGATGCTACTGTTTGTATAAAGAAACCCCCACACTGAAACAGTTGAAGTATAATAAAGCCAACAGCAGAATAAAACAACCAAATGAGCATAGATCATAGTGGAGGCAAACACTTCAAGCTAAACTAAAATCAAGGCTattccccaccccccaaaatgaCTTAACACttcatttaaagcagtggttctcaacctggggcccccagatgtttttggcctacaactcccagaaatcccagcaagtttaccagctgttaggatttctgagagttgagagccaaaaacatctgggggggccaggttgagaaccactgatttaaagggaAAATCtttctagggagagagttccataatGTAGATGACAAAAAAGAAAGGACCCCGACTTGCTTCCCAAGTAACTAGCTTTGCGCTGTTGGGAAACATGGCACAGCCTTCTACGTTGAACAAAGTGAATGATCAAATAGGAGCGCAGTTCTTCCTATGTCCTAGTGAAATACCATTTTGCAATTTTTAATTGAGAACCCCTACTTtcaattgtgcctggaaataaaTGGGAAGATATAGCATATGGAACAAAATTGGAGATATAGGATTGTTTTCCAGATTAGAATAATCTCATCTATATAATAATCTACATTATGATGAGCCAGGAACCTGCATAGAAATGAACTATAATATTTATCAAACTCTTATTTTGATATTAACAAGAGTTATCTAAATGTATTTCTATCAAACATGATTTAATTAGTAACTAGAATTATCCCCATGTCTTTTGTTTTCCAGCACCGAGTACACACGATCCTTAATGCAGATATGGTGATTGTAATGAAGAGAGGAGTCATTCTGGAATATGACAAGCCAGAGATCTTGCTGGAACAAGAAGGGAGTGTCTTTGCTTCTTTTGTCCAAGCAGACAAGTAAATGCAAATAATTAAATCTTTGACATTTCAATTTTATTATCCATTTTCTAATTATGTAAAAtaattgtaaataaaaatattgattatttaataataaagGGCCTAGTGTCTTCCttctttagaaatgaaatatgtACCGCCTGTTTGTCAATTaatcttttaaaacaaatttccTAATTAATCATAAGAAATTATTTACTTCACTAAATCAACTAATTTACTACACTAAAATTTTGCAAGAAATCGTATATATTTACTGCAATATAAATggcaataaataaattttgaatgTTAACTTTTCAACTCTGAATAATATACATAGCGGCATGGTTGAAAACTAACGCAAATAATTTGATGTCTGGTTAAATATACTACATATTGAATAGTTCATaaacattaaaagaaataaaagaacaatatacAGCACTGTTTGCAACTGCTAAATGTTCAGACTTTGGAAGAGTATTTGGAGTGTGAGATTTGAGGAATCTGCTGCACTCTTCCTTCATCTCTGTCATACTAAATACAACTCCAAGTAGATGATGTAATTTTACCTCGGAGCTGAGACTGTGGTATGTCATAGCTGATCATTTTTGGCTGTATAGGACATACCttaaaatactgtaattaatacTTCTAGAAACCtgtgaatatatatacacacacacacacacacacacacacacacactgaatagATTATTCTGCAGGGTAGGACCGACATTCAACTAAGCAGTTTTACCACAATGTGACATATCATTTTCCTTGGTTTTGGTGCACACACATCATTGAGATCATGGATGCTTTCACAGTGTTTAAAGCAGTGGATAAACCTAATTGCAACAGAAGCTATTTTCAAACACTTTGCTGCTCTAAAGTCAACCTGTTCTAATCTAGTTTCAAAATACATGAAAATACAGTTCATGAATATTAGGGTTGCAATTTCTGTTCTGGTATGCTTATGTTGGTGCACTTTTTTTACTAAGGCTGTGCCTTAAAAGGTTGTGCAGGGCAAGTTTGCAAGTAACATGAACAGCAAATGAGAACAGCAGTTATGTAAAGAGAGGGAACACGAATAATCTGTGTAAAGATGAATTATATGCTAATTTTGTGTAAGTGAGAAAGAGCAAAAATGTGAaactgagagagaaaaaataaaaatcaataaattTAAAACAGCTATTATGGGAGAAATAGTGGACACACTGATAAAAATTCATATAAGACAAATGGATCTTACGGTGAGCTTTTATGAAAGTAAATTAGAAGGTGAAAACATAATTGTGTAGAAATCTGTTCTTGGATGCATAAACCGCTTCCAGGTATTTCACTACACCAAAGGATTCCTTACCATATAAAATATTGCTTTTTagtcttttttatatatacaggaTTAAGCTGTTATTTGCTAGTGTTATGGCAAAGCAATAGGGAGTGGAAGTGATTTGCGTGCCACAGAAGAAGAGGTTGATGTAGTTGTCATATTTAATGTTGGCAAGGTGCATTTGCACCTGTATGGACTTGCTGGGTGGCAAGACACTGTCAAAGGGGGTCTCCTTTGTAAGACAGAGTGCCTCTCAAACCAGAAAATAGTTTCATGTAAAGTTCTGCCTGGAGGATAAGTGAGAAAGCAGGTCTAGCAAGGCCAATTGCTCAGATGCATCAATTAAAACATTGAGAGAGGCCCTGGAAATGGCTGAACTAAAGCAACAACTGCCTACACAttgtcattcccccccccccacacacacacacactctttgggCTGAGCAACAATGGGAGAATCCATATCCCAGCAGGTCTGATTCATGTAAGTGGGGCAGTTTTAATCCAGTCTTTAAAGGAGTTGGCCAATACAGCACAGTGCTGTGGTTTGagccttggactatgactctggagaccagggttcagccatgggcaagtcacacactctcagcctcagaagaaggcaaaggcaaactttccccctcccaaaaaaacattGTTAGAGTTGCCTTAGGGCCACCATAGATCAAAAACAATTTGGAGGCACACAACCATCACCAATAGGTATGATAAGATTCAGCACCATAGACAGCGCCTTTGAAGATTGGCCTAAGCATCCTGCATGAGATTTCATCCACTACTAAGTGAGCCTAATAGCTATTACAGCCCAAAAGAAAGGCATTTCTTCAAGTAGATTCAGTAACACAGTTACTGTTGAGCCAAGTTGCCTTGGAGTCATACTGTGAGCGACCACAGTTATCACCCACAGCCTGTGTTGCTGCTGCTCAGAGTGCTGCAGAGGCAAGCAAGGGCCCATGCTGAGCTTGAATGCTCAAAGTTCAGGTACCTGAAGGACTAGCTATGCCAGGACCACCCTGTCCATCTATTGGGGTACTCTTTAGACACCCTTCCTGCCCTAATTCCTCCAGCAATATGAGTGGCCATTGGAGGCTGAAAATATACATTCTCTGAAGTGCAGCGCTACAAATCCCATTTGGGTTTTTCTTTTATTGACATTTTTTGTAAACCGTTCTGCGAGCTGTTAGAGAGGCATAATGAAAATATGAATGTAACCATGGAaggagcctcctcctcctcctcctccctcctcctcctcctcctccagcagaTGGAAGGCGGCGCTGGGCCTCTCCTGCTGCCTGGAGACAGAGGACTCCTGCTGCCATAAAAGAGGAacggagaattaatgcagtttgacgccacccGAAATggcctggctcaatgctagggagaaGTGGGAGACGTAgttttggcgaggcaccagcattttttAGCAGAGGCGGCGAGACCccttgtcgaactacaactcccaggagcccaCAGCGCCTAGCCTGGGCTGCGACAACGGCGCCGCgctccattcattctacagcgcaCCCCGGCTCCTATGACAGTCTCCTGGTTTCATGATTTCTCCCTCAGATGCCACTCAAACCCCATCCCACTGGAGATCTCGCTGGTCTTCAAACCGACCTCCTGCTCCCTTTGGtgtaggggtgggggggggggggaggctcccCAATGCAGGCCAGGATCCCCCCCCCTTGCTCGCGGAAGGCTTTCCTCGCCCTTCCCTCCTCGAGGAGGGGCGGGGAACTCGTTCAATACCTGCGGGGTCGCCACGGAGAGGAGGGCCGGCCTATGGCATCCAGCCCCAGAAGGCAGGACCAGCTGAGTGGCTTGAAGTCACATTAGGACGGATTTGAGCTGAATatcaggagggaggggagagacagacagatagagacaGAGAGACGTACCAagggctctcctcctcctcctcctcctcctcctcttcgtcgtTCTCCTGGCGCGTCCCGTGTGCTGCGGGGCTTCCCTTGCGCCACAGCGCCCCCTGCCGCCACCTCGAAGCAGCGCTGCGTCGCCCGGCCCAATGCGCGTCCAGGCGCCAAGCCGCCCCCACTGACcgctctcctcctcctcgcgTGGCGGGCGCGGCGGCGATTGGCGTGAGCAGctgggcaggaggaggaggaggaggaggaggagtgggccGGCGTGCGGCTTCTCCTGCCGGGAGCCCTGGCGTTGGGTCTCCGAGGGCGGCCGGGGTGCGGGTGGGTACGCGGCCATGCTGTCGAGGAAGGGCATCCTCCCGGAGGAGTACGTGCTGACCCGGCTGGTGGAGGCGGTGCCGGAGCAGGCCCGCTACCGGGCGCGGGAGCGGCGGGCTCGCTTCGTGGGCAAGAACGGGGCGTGTAACGTGGCGCACAAGAACATCCGCGAGCAGGGCCGCTTCCTGCAGGACGTCTTCACCACCCTGGTGGACCTCAAGTGGTCGCACACGCTGCTCATCTTCACCCTGTCCTTCCTGTGCAGCTGGCTGCTCTTCGCCATGATCTGGTGGCTCCTGGCCTTCGCCCACGGGGACCTGGACCACAGCACCCGGGGGGGAGGGGACCCGGGGGACGGCTTCGTGCCCTGCGTGACCCAGCTGCACTCCTTCACCTCGGCCTTCCTCTTCTCCATCGAGGTGCAGGTGACCATCGGCTTCGGGGGCCGCATGGCGACCGAGGAGTGTCCCGCTGCCATCCTGGTGCTGATCGTGCAGAACATCTCCGGGCTGATCATCAATGCCATCATGCTGGGCTGCATCTTCATGAAAACGGCACAGGCACACCGGCGGGCCGAGACCCTGATCTTCAGCAAGCATGCGGTGGTGGCCGTGCGCGGGGGGCGGCTCTGCTTCATGCTGCGGGTGGGCGACCTGCGCAAGAGCATGATCATCAGCGCCTCCATCCGCATGCAGGTGGTGCGCAAGACCACCAGCCCCGAGGGCGAGGTGGTGCCCCTCAACCAGGTGGACATCCAGCTGGAGAACCCCGTGGGCGGGAACAGCATCTTCCTGGTCTCCCCACTCATCATCTGCCACACCATTGACTCCAGCAGCCCTCTCTACGACTTGGCCCCCTCTCAGTTGCTCCACCACGAGGACCTGGAGGTCATCGTCATCCTGGAGGGGGTGGTGGAGACCACCGGCATCACCACCCAGGCCCGCACCTCTTACCTGGCCGATGAGATCCTCTGGGGCCACCGCTTCGTTCCTATCGTGACCGAGGAGGACGGGCAGTACTCGGTGGACTACTCCAAGTTCGGCAACACGGTGAAGGTGCCCACACCGAACTGCACTGCCAGGCAGCTGGAGGAAGACAGCAGCATCATGAAGACTGTGGTCTTGTCCCCCAAGGCCACCATCAGGAAGAGGTCGGTGAGGTTGAAGCCCAAATTTACCATCTCTGATGAACCCTCTTGATGCCCCTCTTGCTTCTCAGTTGGGCTCTGGAACCTGACGCCGTAAACATGCTCAGAGAAAGTGCCGGATTTAAGACAAGTGAGGCCCTGTGCTAGTGAAGTTAGGAGGCCCCTGACTTGGGCTCTGAAGGAGGTCGGCCCGGTAGGCCTCCATTGCCTACTTTATGACACACTCTCATAGActttatcattatgtctggaatcgctCCAAAACAAAACGTCTTCAAAtttaaaaatgagcaa
Encoded here:
- the kcnj11 gene encoding ATP-sensitive inward rectifier potassium channel 11 yields the protein MLSRKGILPEEYVLTRLVEAVPEQARYRARERRARFVGKNGACNVAHKNIREQGRFLQDVFTTLVDLKWSHTLLIFTLSFLCSWLLFAMIWWLLAFAHGDLDHSTRGGGDPGDGFVPCVTQLHSFTSAFLFSIEVQVTIGFGGRMATEECPAAILVLIVQNISGLIINAIMLGCIFMKTAQAHRRAETLIFSKHAVVAVRGGRLCFMLRVGDLRKSMIISASIRMQVVRKTTSPEGEVVPLNQVDIQLENPVGGNSIFLVSPLIICHTIDSSSPLYDLAPSQLLHHEDLEVIVILEGVVETTGITTQARTSYLADEILWGHRFVPIVTEEDGQYSVDYSKFGNTVKVPTPNCTARQLEEDSSIMKTVVLSPKATIRKRSVRLKPKFTISDEPS